Proteins encoded within one genomic window of Bacillus sp. 1NLA3E:
- a CDS encoding polysaccharide pyruvyl transferase family protein, with amino-acid sequence MKVCTITCHDVYNHGASLQAFALMKYLMRCGHDVEIIDYKPDYLNNHYNLFNVSNPKWEKNILTKWIYLAIKIPIRLPELKRKKAFDQFKSKYLNLTSTRYSSNEDLKKSLPEANAYLCGSDQIWNTLHKNGKDPAFYLDFVPEGKIKASYAASFATDTVSEELKSILKERIEKLDGIGVREKSGVNIIRELKINRGVNVVDPVFLLDRDEWDKMGTEKFNEQYILIYDFDNSELIKEIAIKLKKEKGFKIYSINPNNLKYADKYFKFVGPETFISLVKNANFVLSNSFHAAVFSIIFKKNFAIVNRKESINTRMRDLLDDLKLSDRLVKETDNEFVNIIENVNFNECRNILNNKIRISKEYLDKIIVLKE; translated from the coding sequence ATGAAAGTTTGTACTATCACGTGTCATGATGTGTACAATCATGGAGCCTCATTACAGGCATTTGCATTAATGAAGTACTTGATGAGGTGTGGCCATGATGTTGAGATAATTGACTATAAACCAGATTATTTAAATAATCATTATAACCTGTTTAATGTTAGTAATCCAAAATGGGAAAAAAATATTCTTACAAAATGGATTTATCTAGCTATTAAAATACCAATTCGATTACCGGAGTTAAAAAGAAAAAAAGCTTTTGATCAATTTAAATCTAAATATTTAAATCTAACAAGTACTCGTTATAGTTCTAACGAGGATTTAAAGAAAAGTTTACCTGAAGCAAATGCTTATCTTTGTGGAAGTGATCAAATTTGGAACACTCTTCATAAGAATGGAAAAGACCCAGCATTTTACTTAGACTTCGTACCTGAAGGTAAAATAAAAGCGTCTTATGCAGCAAGTTTTGCAACAGATACTGTATCAGAAGAATTAAAGTCAATATTAAAAGAAAGAATAGAAAAGCTTGATGGCATAGGTGTTAGGGAAAAAAGTGGAGTTAATATTATTAGAGAACTAAAAATTAACAGGGGGGTTAATGTTGTTGACCCTGTATTTTTATTAGATAGAGATGAATGGGATAAAATGGGAACAGAAAAATTTAATGAACAGTATATCTTAATTTATGATTTTGATAATAGTGAACTAATTAAGGAAATAGCAATAAAGTTGAAAAAAGAAAAGGGATTTAAAATATACTCCATAAATCCAAATAATTTGAAGTATGCAGATAAATATTTTAAATTTGTTGGCCCTGAAACATTTATTTCACTAGTGAAAAATGCAAATTTTGTTTTATCCAATTCTTTTCACGCAGCAGTTTTCTCAATTATATTTAAAAAGAACTTTGCAATAGTGAATAGAAAGGAATCCATAAACACAAGGATGAGGGATTTATTAGATGATTTAAAATTAAGTGATAGGCTAGTTAAGGAAACTGATAATGAATTTGTTAATATAATTGAAAACGTTAATTTTAATGAATGTAGAAATATATTAAATAATAAAATTAGGATTTCAAAAGAGTATCTGGATAAAATTATAGTACTAAAAGAATAA
- a CDS encoding glycosyltransferase, which translates to MKKILFVIDSLNSGGAEKSLLSLLTLFDYEKYQVDILMLSVEGLYLPLLPEQVNIVDVPDYIKKQKKGIKHLIINKQFKQLSSRLRTSLSLRNPIKNRKMHSAQIIWKNLSKRIDIVNNEYDCAIAYSQGVPTYFVAEKVIAKKKYCWVNTDYKVASYNKKFDKRYYDQFDKVIAVSDYNREVFIKEMPSAGRKTLVIYDIISPTIIKSLALEESSFKDNYNGLRILTIGRLVDVKGYDLAIEACKRLKEEGYKFKWYVLGEGEKKATYENMVRKYGLQDTFIFLGVHHNPYPYIRNCDIYVQPSRYEGYGLAIAEAKILEKPVVATNFTVVYNQLKENENGVIVNMNPNSIYEGIKKIIEDKDLRNKIYNNLRSEKKGTEEELLKVYSLLEAI; encoded by the coding sequence ATGAAAAAAATACTCTTTGTCATTGATTCTTTAAATAGTGGAGGAGCAGAGAAAAGTTTATTGTCACTGTTAACATTATTTGACTATGAAAAATATCAGGTTGATATATTAATGCTTTCTGTTGAAGGACTATATTTACCTTTATTACCGGAACAAGTAAATATTGTTGATGTTCCTGATTATATAAAAAAACAAAAAAAAGGTATAAAACATTTAATCATAAATAAACAATTTAAACAGTTATCATCAAGATTAAGAACATCGTTGTCTCTTAGAAATCCAATTAAAAATAGAAAAATGCATAGCGCTCAAATAATTTGGAAAAATCTATCGAAACGAATAGATATAGTTAATAATGAATATGATTGTGCAATTGCTTATAGTCAAGGAGTCCCCACCTATTTTGTAGCAGAAAAAGTTATAGCAAAAAAGAAATACTGTTGGGTGAATACGGATTATAAGGTCGCATCATATAATAAGAAGTTTGATAAAAGATATTACGATCAATTCGATAAGGTAATTGCTGTATCAGACTATAACAGAGAAGTATTTATTAAAGAAATGCCTAGTGCCGGGCGAAAAACTTTAGTTATTTATGATATTATTTCTCCCACAATAATTAAATCATTGGCTTTAGAAGAATCTAGTTTCAAGGATAACTATAATGGCCTAAGGATTTTAACAATTGGTAGGTTAGTTGACGTCAAAGGTTATGATTTAGCTATTGAAGCTTGTAAAAGATTAAAAGAGGAGGGATATAAATTTAAATGGTATGTATTAGGGGAAGGAGAAAAGAAGGCGACATATGAAAATATGGTAAGAAAGTATGGTTTACAAGATACTTTTATTTTTCTGGGTGTCCATCATAACCCTTATCCTTATATAAGAAACTGTGATATTTATGTTCAACCTTCAAGATATGAAGGATACGGATTAGCAATTGCCGAAGCTAAAATATTAGAAAAGCCGGTTGTGGCAACCAATTTTACAGTGGTATATAACCAACTTAAGGAAAATGAAAATGGTGTGATAGTTAATATGAATCCAAACAGTATCTATGAAGGCATAAAGAAAATAATAGAAGATAAGGATTTAAGAAATAAAATTTATAATAATTTACGTAGCGAAAAAAAAGGTACTGAGGAAGAGTTATTAAAAGTTTATTCTTTATTAGAGGCAATTTAA